In Spirosoma sp. KUDC1026, the sequence ACAAACGCTTTACGAATTTGACCGTCGCCCTGACTTGATTGGCTGGGTTCCGGGTAATGAAGCTGCTAACTCTGACATAATCGCAAAGCAAATTGCACGACTCACAGAGGAGAACTCAAAGTTGAAATCCAAAGAGTCGTTTAGCGATTCTTTGGAAAAAGCCATTCAAAAGATTGAGGACAAGCGGTACTCTCCAGGGCTTACGGGTGTACCGTCAGGTTTTATGAGTTTAGATAGGGTTACCTCAGGCTGGCAACCATCAGAACTGATTGTGTTGGCTGCTAGGCCAGCGATGGGAAAGACTTCGTTCGTCGTCTCGACCGTGCTAAATGCCACATTAGATTTTGGTCTACCAGTCGCTATATTCTCATTAGAAATGTCTACTGGGCAACTTATAGACCGTTTGCTTTCAGCAGATGCAGACATTAACAATGAAAAAATCAGAAAAGGCAATCTGGCTCCACACGAATGGGCTAAGCTGGGGATGGCAAAGCGACGCTTACAGGACGCACCTGTACACATTGATGATACTCCTTCATTGTCAATTAAGGAACTGATCGTGAAAAGTCGCCAGTTGAAATTACAACACGGCATTCAAATGATCGTGATCGATTATCTACAACTGATGACAGATGACAATAGCAAGGGCACTAACCGTGAAGAAGAAAATGCATCTATTTCAAGAGCGTTAAAAAATTTGGCCAAAGAGCTTAATGTGCCTGTAATAGCGTTGTCTCAGTTAGACCGAACTGTAGAGACCCGTGGAGGAGACAAACGTCCACGTTTAGCTGATTTGGGTGACTGGGCAAGTCTAGAGTCTAATGCGGACATGATTATGTTCTTATATCGGCCTGAATATTATAACATTACCCATGATGATTATGGTAATACAACAATAGGCGTAGTTGATGTAACTATTGCCAAAAATAGAAGTAGTGCTCTAGGTAGGGTTCAACTTCAGTTTATTTGGCGCATTGGAAGAATAGCTGATTTAGAGGGCAGCTTTACTGAAAGCAGCCAAACCACACCCAGCCCTGCACCAGAAGGAACTGCCGGATCGGTTTACAAAAGCCGTGCTAATCAACTTTCAAGTTTTGGTAATGCAAATCCAGAAGAAGATCCTTTCTGATAAGCTTATAACCCTATAATTTCAATAAATATATCAACACCATTTTTACCTTTTGTCTTAGCCCCCTATTAGCTGGACAAATTTTCTGAAAAGGTTGTGTCGTAAATTACCTGTGCTTCCTCCCATTTCTGCTGAGGTGTTACAAAACCAATCGAACGATGAAGACGGTGATTGTTGTAATGGAAAAAATAACGCCCTAACATTTCTTTGGCCTCATAATAGCTGTCAAATACATTGCGCTCGATCACATCATGTTCTAGAATGCTGTGAAAAGCTTCAATGTACGAGTTCTCTTCAGGGGTGGCCACATGAGTGAATTCCTGCTTGATTTCGGAGCTTTTCAAAAAGTTACGTACCGAGTGAGCAATGAATTGACTGCCATTATCATTGCGCAAAATGACGCCCTTCAGTTCATGATTCCGGTTGATTCGTCGAAAAAGATTGATTAAGTCGATTTGACGAATACTGCCTTGGAATAGCCAATCCAGAATTTTGCGGCTATACACATCAATGACGCTCAACAGATAGTAATTCCGCCGTTCCCCTTCTACCCAGACGTATTTGATATCCCAGCACAGGTATTCCAAGGGCTTGGTCGCTTCGATTCGTCTGAATTTAACAAATTCCCGCTTGCCCATCGGTCGGATCACTTTGCCCAGAAGTAAATTATGCTCTTGCATGAGTCGATACACCTTTTTCTTATTGATTAAGTATTCTTTTTTCAACTCGTGGGTGATGTATTCGTAGCCAAGGGCATTGAACTCAACATCCAGCAGTTGCCGAATACTGACCACGACCAGTTGGTTGTCTACCCACGATCCATCCCGTTTCATGGTTACCTGGCTGGGGCGTGCTCCAGGTCTACCTGATTGTGGTTGGTAGTAAAACACGCTCCGAGGTACACTAAGCCACTGGCATAACAGGGTACGACTTACTTGATTTTCAAACTGTTTCATGAGTGCTAGCTTCTCCTGGAGTGAATAGGAGTTTTTTTTAGTAGCTCACTTTTGATCTCCAGTTCCAAAGCTTGTTTTGCTACAATCCGCTTCAGGCGTTCATTTTCTTCTTCGAGCACTCGAAGCTGGGGATCGACGCGTGCGTAAGAATCTTTGAGGCCTTCTTTGCCTTTACTCAAATACTTCAATTTCCACTTGCGCAGCAGCGAAGGAGATAGATTGTATTTTCGACAAGTCTCGGCATGGCCGTCACGAATGGCTTCCTGGACGATAGAATAGCGGTCATCGGGAGTAAAACTCCGCCTTAATTTGCTCATGGTATCTGAATGTAAAAGGACTAAACTGTTTTTACAATTTTGTCCAGTCATTCAGGGGGTTAAGACACTTTTATGGAACCTAAAATTCAGTTAGTGCCTCAGAATAGTTCACCGGCCACTGTGGATACTTCTATAAGAAGATTTCACGATTCAATTGCTGAACTATTAAGCTTTACTGATCTACCCACTGAAAATATATTAAGCCCTATTGAAGAGAGACGTAAAGCGATTTTTTTCTTTGTCGAGTGTACTAGAAATTCTTCCATACGAAGAGAGACAAAAAGCCACTTATTTATCTAAATTCACTGTAGCTGTTACAGTAGGCTTATTTGATGGCGCATTGAACTTTCTATGGGACGAAACAGTAAAGGCGTTACGCCGGTTAGTCATTTCTTATGATTTACAATACTTCTATTCAATTGCAGAAAATATATCTAGTAGATATAAAAATCTATCTAAAGAAGATGAAATAGATGCAATATCTGAATTCGACCTAATAGATATATGTAGGCGCATAGGATTAATTAACGATCTGAATTTCAAAAGACTATAACACGTAAACTACTTAAGAAACCATGCAAGTGCGGCTCACCCAAACGATTATGAAATCTCAGGCAATGAACTAATTAATCTACTTGAATACTGCATTAAATATGCCATTACAGCACGACCAGATCATTCGGTAATCCAAATAAAAATATTATTAGATAATATTAGAAAGCATAAAATTTCAGATGGTGATTATGAAGTCATTTGCTTCGATTTGATTAAGCAACCCAAAGAACGTATTGACGACTTTATTCAACAACTTTTTGGCTTATATTGCGACCCTAGACAAGAGAGATTTACAAAAGATAATATCGAAAATATCACCTCTAGAATATGGGATGCATCTTCTGAACAGCTTAAATATAAGATTGGAGCAAAGTTTGGTATTTACAGAAAAAATGGAGAGAGTGATAGACGTGATCTAGCTCAAAAATTCCTTGAGTTAGTTGCTGGTTTAGATTACAAAGACGAGGATAGTTTAACAGCTGAGCTTATTGAGAAACTACAAGAATTGAGAACTAGTCATTTTGGTTGGTACAATTTCTACAATGAATACCCGCATGCGAAGGCAATATCTGATAGCCTTCCCAGGCAAGGTATACCCAAAGCGATTCGCCGACTATTCGTAAAAGTGATTTGTCAATGTTGGATTGGCAATGGATTAGGTTACAGAGAGGGGATTGACGAAAGAGCTACAAATCACTATAATGAGTTTATTACCTTATTCGATGTCAATGCAGTCAAAGAATTTATTGACTTGTTCAATGATCCAGAATTTGTAACAGATTTCGATAAGCAAAAGCCAGAAGAAAGGACTAGAGTATTGGCCAATCATTTTAAAACTGTCACTTCTGACATTTATGTTAATGACGCATTAGATCTGATTGTCAGATTCCCTAAAAAGTCAATTAAGAATATAGCGTCAGATAGCCGATTTAAGGAGGTATCGAAGCGTATTAAGATTTAATATTTCCTAGATTAGCCCTCTTCCTAAAAAGCCCGGCACGGTGAGGTGTCGGGCTTTTACTCGCCTTACTGCGGCTTAGTCGTTGTACGGAAGAACCGGCGAGTGGGGGTAGCGTCTGGCCCGGTTTCGTTTCTGAAGCTGTTCAGTGATGTAGTCCAAGGTTTCCATGCGCTGAAGCTGGTCGTTGTCTAGTTTGGGCTTACGGCCTTTTTGCAGGTTCGGCTTGATCTCAAATTTGGGCATGGCCGGGATGGCTCCTTTTTTGAAGGCGAGCCGGATCACGGCTTTGATCTGGCCCAGCCGCTGGCGAAACGTGTAGTCGGATTTGACGGGGCGGGGTTTATTCCGTAACCAGTCAAAGTAGGCATAAAACCATTCCTCGTTGATGGCGGAAATGACCACGTCCGTTCGTTTGGGTGATAGCGTGGCCAGGTAACGTTCGATCATGGTGAACTCGGCGTCGTAGCGGTTGGCGTTCTCCTCGTTGTTACGCGCCTTCCAGTACGGAACCACGACGTTGCGTCTAAACTTGATGAGGCCGTTGGGTACGTCTTCCTTTCAGCCGGATAGCCTCCTGGTTGGCTTTCCACTCCGGGTAGTTAATGGCCAGAATCTCCTGGGCCGTGTAGGACCAGTGCTTGTTATCGTAACAGTCGATGAGCTCGTTTACCTCCTGGTACCAGTCGCGGGCGGATGCGCTGGTTCATGCCGGGGCTGTCGCGCTCGTAGGGGTGCATCTGTTTGGCCGCGTCGTTCCAGTACGTTTCTTTGACGTAGCAAGACGTAGCAAATGGTTTCGTAGCTGTATTTTCGCTTCACGCCAACCCGGATGCAGATGGGAAACTTACCATCCTTACGCGCCGGACTGTGCTTGACCAGAGTGACTGTCGCCATTTTTGCCTAAAACTTTTCCTAAACCACTCCCTATATTTCCGCATTTGGGCTGTTTACAAAGCTAAACAAAAACGGGTTTGGGGGCCAACAGGGCCAATAGTTCGCGCAATGTTATGCGGAAGTGGTTAATTTAAGGAGTTGTTCGCCACAGGAAATTTTTTCAATTTTGCATATGTTGTCCATATACTCTCCTACCTGTACAGGCGGGACCGAATTCAATAAAGGACAATTTACCTGCCTATTGAAATGACTTCTGAACACGTTAAGTGCCTGATTATCGGCTCTGGCCCAGCGGGCTATACAGCGGCTATTTATGCAGCCCGGGCTAATATGAATCCCGTTCTGTACCAGGGTGGTCAACCCGGTGGCCAACTCACCATTACGACCGAAGTAGATAATTTTCCGGGATATCCGGAAGGAGTGCAAGGCCCGCAGATGATGCAGGACCTCGAAAGTCAGGCCCGCCGGTTTGGTTCCGACATTCGGTATGGCCTGGTAACCCAGGTCGAGTTCTCGGAAAATCCAGGCCGCGACAAGCCTCACCGCGCTATTGTCGACGACAACCACGAAATCACGGCTGATTCCATCATCATCTCGACCGGCGCGTCGGCCAAATGGCTGGGGCTGCCATCCGAAATGCGGTTGAATGGCCTGGGTGTATCGGCCTGCGCCGTTTGTGACGGTTTCTTCTTCCGCAATCAGGAAGTAGCCATCGTTGGTGCGGGCGATACGGCTGCCGAAGAAGCCAGCTACCTCGCCAACCTCTGCAAGAAAGTGTACATGATCGTGCGTCGGGACGAAATGCGCGCGTCGCGGTTCATGCAGCAGCGGGTAAAAACGGCTCCGAACATCGAAATTCTGTACAATACCGAAACGCAGGAAATTCTAGGCGACGAAGGTGTAACGGGAGCCCGGGTAAAAAATACGGTAACGGGTGAAGAAACCGTTTTAGCTGTTACCGGCTTCTTTGTGGCTATTGGCCACAAACCGAATACGGATATTTTCAAAGCATACGTTGATCTGGATGATCACGGCTACATCATCACCGAAAAAGGCAGTACCCGCACCAATATTCCGGGGGTCTTTGCCTGTGGCGATGCGCAGGATAACGTCTACCGTCAGGCAATTACGGCAGCCGGAACCGGTTGCATGGCGGCCCTCGATGCTGAACGTTACCTGGTCACGCTTGAAATGCAGGATCAAGAAGTTGTTCATTAACAGACTGTTCTCCGCTCCCGCCCAGCGCCCTAACCGGTTCATTGGGCGGGAGCGATCAAATCTTTTTCGTTATCGATGAGAAAAACCGCTATACAGTGGCTGTTAGCTATTGGGTGTCTGAGCATCACCCTAACGACGCAGGCACAGGAGCGCGGGCGATTTAAAAAAAACCTGCGTATTACCCCTAAGAACCAACCGAACTCTCAGGTCTTCGAACAGCCGCAAAAAGCGGAAGACCCGTTTGATCAGGAAATGGCTCCGCTGCAGTTTAACAACCAGTTTGAGCCAAAAAAAGAACTTAACCCGGTCGTTAGCGAAGATACAAGCCAGATTGACCAAGGCGAAACCAGTGTTGTTGAAGTACTTGATTCTGTTTTGATCGGTAATGAATGGGTAAAAGCGGCCGACTATTACGCCGTTTGGGATTCCCGCACCATCGACCCCTATAACATCAATCCGCTGGAATTCAACGAAGCCATCGACATCAAACTGTACGATCCGCCCGCCAACCGCTACTGGGCGCCCCCCCTCAACGAGGGTAAACTAACATCGAACTTCGGCTTCCGCTGGGGCCGCTGGCACACGGGAGCCGACCTTGATCTGGAAACGGGTGATCCCATTTACTCAGCCTTTGACGGCATCGTTCGGGTAGTTGGCTGGAACGGCGATGGCTACGGGCGCTACGTTCTGGTGAGACACTATAATGGCCTCGAAACGCTCTACGGTCACATGTCGAAACAAACGGTTGAATCGGGTCAGTACGTGAAAGCGGGGGATCAGCTAGGGCTGGGTGGCAGCACGGGCCGCAGTTCGGGCCCTCACCTTCACTTCGAAACCCGCTATGAAGGCAATCCGTTTAGCCCGCTGAACATCTACACGTTCCCGGAAAACGCGCTTATTTCCGATCATTTCCTGCTGACCAGCAATGTCTGGGATTACCTGCGCGGTGGCCGGCCCTCGTCGGATGGAGGCTCGCGTCCTCGTCTTAAACGGACAATCCTGCACCGGGTTCGTTCCGGCGAAACGCTCAGTTCCATTGCCAGCCGCTACGGTATGTCGGTGTCGGCGCTGACACGTAAGAACCACATTTCCTCGCGGTCTAAACTACGTCCCGGCCAGAAGCTACGGGTGAACTAAAACAGGCTTAAGGCACTGTAAAGTTTTCGTTTGTCATTATTCTTAGTTTACACGCAAAAGGGGGCTGCGAAATATCGCAGCCCCCTTTTGCGTAGGAATAGTAGTCAGATAGACCTTACCTTATTTCGTTACGGTAAAGGCTGCAATACCCTCGAACGATTTGACACGTTCGTTACGGGGGCCCTGCCGTTTAGCGAAGATATAAAGCGTATTGTCCCCCCTCTGCATCATCGGTACCGTCAGCCGGTATGTATCGCCGGTATGCTGCACCTGGACGGGCACGTTGGTCGCCCGTGATCCGCCGACGCTGCCTACCGAGCACATAAACTCGACGTCACCTTCGTTTTTCAACGTCAGGGTAAGGTCATCGCTGGCTTCCAGCAAGCCTGTCTGCGGAAATTTCTGATCGAAGCCCAGTCGGAAGTAAGCATCGTACACTTTAGGAAACTGGTCGAACTGGGCTTTCGTAAACGGTTTTTCCAGCAACTGCCAGCTTGTTCCCTGCGGAAAGTGATTGACCGCAAAGGCCGTAGGCTCCGTCAGAAAGTAAAAATCGTTAGGCTGCAGTGCCCCCGTCGGACCAGGTTTTGCCGTCGTCTGCGCCCAGGCAATGTCAACCAGGTACCAGTCGCCATCGAGTTTAACCGCATTCCATTCGTGATCCATCTGGCGAATGGGCCGCCCCGCTTCACTATCGTTCGTACGGGAGTACCCCTTTATATTGGCGACCTCAATACCCGCCTGTTTCAGCAGGTGCTTATACAGCAACGCGAAACCGGTACAGACGGCCTTTCGGCTGTTCATAACCCGGTTTATGTATTCCAACTCGGACGAGTACCGCCGACCGCTATAGGCTGTCATGTCGTAATTGATATGCGACGTGATCCAGGTATACACCGAACGGGCTTTGGCCAGTTCAGTACGGGCAGGCGAGGTCAGGTAAGCACTCAGCGTACTCAGATTCCGGGTCGCCGACTCGGGCGTATTACGGGCGTACGCATCGATGGTACTGTAGTCTATCGTAACGAACTTCGACGGGCGGGGAACCTCCTGTTTACCAACAGGAAACGAGAAAGCAGTAGCGAAAACTAGTAGCAATAAGGCCAGGACAGGTCTGGCTGCGTACATGCGTATAATTCCGGTTTGTCTCACATTAGGATAACACAAACGGCCGCGTTTTTATTGCTGATTACAGGATTATGTTTTAGTCAAAAACAGCCTCAGCAGGCTAAAACAGCCGTGCCCGATACGACTAGTCGTATCGGGCACGGTCAAGAAAAGATGTATGTAAAAGAGACTAATTACGCTTACTCATTTCATCGCGGATTTTGGCGGCCCGCTCATACTCCTCGTTGCCAAGCGCATCGTCAAGCATTCGTTGTAATTCTTCAGCAGAGGCATTTTTCAACTGATCACCGAACGAACGCGTCGACGGACGATTCGACGATTTAACCAGCTCCTCCTGCTCGTCCTCTTCCTCACTACCGCTGGCTGTGATCCCCGCTTCTGAGAGGATAGACTCGTTCGTGTAGATCGGTACGTCGAAGCGGATGCCAATCGCAATGGCGTCCGACGGGCGCGCGTCGATGTTACTTTCCCGAACGCCGTCGAAACAAACGATCTTGGCGAAGAAAATACCTTCCCGCAGTTCAGAGATAACGATCTCCCGCACCGTAAACTTGAACTGTTCGGCAAACTGCTTGAACAGATCGTGCGTCATCGGGCGGTTCGGAACAATCTTCTCAATTTCGATGGCAATGGCCTGAGCCTCAAACATGCCAATAATAATCGGTAATCGGCGGTTACCGTATTCTTCACCCAGTACCAGCGCGAACGAGCCGGATTGCGACTGACTGGGGGAAAGGCCCAATATCTCTAGTTTAATCTTATCCACAGCGCAAATTTAACGGTTTGAGAGTTTGATTGTTCGTTAAGCTGCCTGTTTTATCAACCAATAAGCAAACTCCCAAACGAATCATCCTCAAAGGGCCTGCACCGCTTTCGTCAGACGTGGCAATACGTCGAACACATCGCCAACGATGCCGTAATCCGCCGATTTGAAGAACGGCGCGTCAGGGTCCTTGTTGATAACAACAATTACCTTCGAGGAGTTTACGCCCGCCAGGTGCTGAATAGCCCCAGAAATTCCACAGGCAATATACAGATTCGGGCTGATCTTGAGGCCAGTCTGACCAACGTGTTCAGAATGAGGACGCCAGTCCAGATCCGACACGGGTTTCGAACAAGCGGTTGCTGCGTGCAGGGCTTTGGCCAGGTCTTCAACAGGCCCCCAGTTTTCGGGTCCTTTGAGCCCACGGCCCGCCGAAACAACCAGATCGGCTTCGGGCAGGAGAATGTCGCCGGACGATTTTTCGGTGCTTTTCACGGAGATCGCAAAATCACCATCGTTTAGCGCAGGCGCAAACTTTTCGACCGGTGCCGTTGCCTCTGTTTCTTCGGGCGTAACGGTGTTTTTCCTGATTGCTACAATCTTGACATCGGCTTTCAGGTCGTTATAGGCAAAGGCTTTGCCGGTATAGATGCTGCTTTTCACCCGGAAGCCGTTCGACAGGTCGGGCAGCTCGATGACGTTGGCAGCCAGACCAGCTTTGAGTTTGCCGGCCAGCCGGGCGGTCATGGCATCGGCCAGCGACGATTTAGCCAGCACGATCACCTTGCTACCCTCCTGCTGGGCGGCTGCGGCCACAACGGTAGCGTAGGCCATACCGTTGGGCTCGTTCAGCTTGCTGTCGGATGCGTGTAGCACCTTCGTCGCGCCGTAGCGACCGGCCGTAGCGAGTTCGCTGTCATCAGCGGCACCGGCGACGATGGCGGTGGCCGATGTACCGAGCATATCGGCTACTTTGGCCCCGTAGAAAATAGCTTCCTGCGACGATTTTTTGAGCTTGCCTTCGTCTAATTCGGCAAATATGAGAACTGACATACGTCTGAAATTTTAGGGTTGGAAAACGGGGAGGAGGAAAGTTGTTTGGTTGAAGAGTTTTATAGTTGTCAAGTTCAAGTGTGCGTCAGCCAACGTTAAAACTCTTCAACCTTTCAACTCTACAACATTAAATAACCTTTGCCTCCGTGTGCAACAGTTGAATGAGCGTTTCAGCTTCTTCGGCCTTGATCATCTTAACGGCCCCACGTGGCGCAGGCAACTCGTAGCTGGCAACGGTCGTGAGTTTATCGGTTCCAACGGGTTCCACCACGTTAAGCGGCTTGGTCCGGGCCGTCATGATGCCCCGCATGTTCGGAATTTTCCATTCGGCAATCGGTTCCTGGCAACCCAGCACCAGTGGCAGTTTAGCCGCCAGTTCTTCTTTGCCGCCTTCGATTTCGCGGGTTATTTGGGCCGTATCACCATCCAGATCGAGCACCATAACGGGTGAAATCGACGGAATACCCAGCATTTCACCGACAATAC encodes:
- a CDS encoding DnaB-like helicase C-terminal domain-containing protein, translating into MASKRKLQVFISSTYTDLIKERQAAVEAILTAGHIPAGMELFSAGDKSQMDVIKRWIDESDAYLLLLGGRYGSIDPESGKSYTQLEYEYAIEKGKPFFALVISEKRLDDKIRAEGKSILELDNPQQLKDFRALVTTKLVKFWDDERDIKLAVLQTLYEFDRRPDLIGWVPGNEAANSDIIAKQIARLTEENSKLKSKESFSDSLEKAIQKIEDKRYSPGLTGVPSGFMSLDRVTSGWQPSELIVLAARPAMGKTSFVVSTVLNATLDFGLPVAIFSLEMSTGQLIDRLLSADADINNEKIRKGNLAPHEWAKLGMAKRRLQDAPVHIDDTPSLSIKELIVKSRQLKLQHGIQMIVIDYLQLMTDDNSKGTNREEENASISRALKNLAKELNVPVIALSQLDRTVETRGGDKRPRLADLGDWASLESNADMIMFLYRPEYYNITHDDYGNTTIGVVDVTIAKNRSSALGRVQLQFIWRIGRIADLEGSFTESSQTTPSPAPEGTAGSVYKSRANQLSSFGNANPEEDPF
- a CDS encoding IS3 family transposase yields the protein MKQFENQVSRTLLCQWLSVPRSVFYYQPQSGRPGARPSQVTMKRDGSWVDNQLVVVSIRQLLDVEFNALGYEYITHELKKEYLINKKKVYRLMQEHNLLLGKVIRPMGKREFVKFRRIEATKPLEYLCWDIKYVWVEGERRNYYLLSVIDVYSRKILDWLFQGSIRQIDLINLFRRINRNHELKGVILRNDNGSQFIAHSVRNFLKSSEIKQEFTHVATPEENSYIEAFHSILEHDVIERNVFDSYYEAKEMLGRYFFHYNNHRLHRSIGFVTPQQKWEEAQVIYDTTFSENLSS
- a CDS encoding transposase — protein: MSKLRRSFTPDDRYSIVQEAIRDGHAETCRKYNLSPSLLRKWKLKYLSKGKEGLKDSYARVDPQLRVLEEENERLKRIVAKQALELEIKSELLKKTPIHSRRS
- a CDS encoding phage integrase SAM-like domain-containing protein → MVPYWKARNNEENANRYDAEFTMIERYLATLSPKRTDVVISAINEEWFYAYFDWLRNKPRPVKSDYTFRQRLGQIKAVIRLAFKKGAIPAMPKFEIKPNLQKGRKPKLDNDQLQRMETLDYITEQLQKRNRARRYPHSPVLPYND
- the trxB gene encoding thioredoxin-disulfide reductase, producing MTSEHVKCLIIGSGPAGYTAAIYAARANMNPVLYQGGQPGGQLTITTEVDNFPGYPEGVQGPQMMQDLESQARRFGSDIRYGLVTQVEFSENPGRDKPHRAIVDDNHEITADSIIISTGASAKWLGLPSEMRLNGLGVSACAVCDGFFFRNQEVAIVGAGDTAAEEASYLANLCKKVYMIVRRDEMRASRFMQQRVKTAPNIEILYNTETQEILGDEGVTGARVKNTVTGEETVLAVTGFFVAIGHKPNTDIFKAYVDLDDHGYIITEKGSTRTNIPGVFACGDAQDNVYRQAITAAGTGCMAALDAERYLVTLEMQDQEVVH
- a CDS encoding M23 family metallopeptidase, whose protein sequence is MRKTAIQWLLAIGCLSITLTTQAQERGRFKKNLRITPKNQPNSQVFEQPQKAEDPFDQEMAPLQFNNQFEPKKELNPVVSEDTSQIDQGETSVVEVLDSVLIGNEWVKAADYYAVWDSRTIDPYNINPLEFNEAIDIKLYDPPANRYWAPPLNEGKLTSNFGFRWGRWHTGADLDLETGDPIYSAFDGIVRVVGWNGDGYGRYVLVRHYNGLETLYGHMSKQTVESGQYVKAGDQLGLGGSTGRSSGPHLHFETRYEGNPFSPLNIYTFPENALISDHFLLTSNVWDYLRGGRPSSDGGSRPRLKRTILHRVRSGETLSSIASRYGMSVSALTRKNHISSRSKLRPGQKLRVN
- a CDS encoding transglutaminase domain-containing protein, whose amino-acid sequence is MYAARPVLALLLLVFATAFSFPVGKQEVPRPSKFVTIDYSTIDAYARNTPESATRNLSTLSAYLTSPARTELAKARSVYTWITSHINYDMTAYSGRRYSSELEYINRVMNSRKAVCTGFALLYKHLLKQAGIEVANIKGYSRTNDSEAGRPIRQMDHEWNAVKLDGDWYLVDIAWAQTTAKPGPTGALQPNDFYFLTEPTAFAVNHFPQGTSWQLLEKPFTKAQFDQFPKVYDAYFRLGFDQKFPQTGLLEASDDLTLTLKNEGDVEFMCSVGSVGGSRATNVPVQVQHTGDTYRLTVPMMQRGDNTLYIFAKRQGPRNERVKSFEGIAAFTVTK
- a CDS encoding bifunctional nuclease family protein, whose protein sequence is MDKIKLEILGLSPSQSQSGSFALVLGEEYGNRRLPIIIGMFEAQAIAIEIEKIVPNRPMTHDLFKQFAEQFKFTVREIVISELREGIFFAKIVCFDGVRESNIDARPSDAIAIGIRFDVPIYTNESILSEAGITASGSEEEDEQEELVKSSNRPSTRSFGDQLKNASAEELQRMLDDALGNEEYERAAKIRDEMSKRN
- a CDS encoding electron transfer flavoprotein subunit alpha/FixB family protein, with translation MSVLIFAELDEGKLKKSSQEAIFYGAKVADMLGTSATAIVAGAADDSELATAGRYGATKVLHASDSKLNEPNGMAYATVVAAAAQQEGSKVIVLAKSSLADAMTARLAGKLKAGLAANVIELPDLSNGFRVKSSIYTGKAFAYNDLKADVKIVAIRKNTVTPEETEATAPVEKFAPALNDGDFAISVKSTEKSSGDILLPEADLVVSAGRGLKGPENWGPVEDLAKALHAATACSKPVSDLDWRPHSEHVGQTGLKISPNLYIACGISGAIQHLAGVNSSKVIVVINKDPDAPFFKSADYGIVGDVFDVLPRLTKAVQAL